The Manis javanica isolate MJ-LG chromosome 4, MJ_LKY, whole genome shotgun sequence genome contains a region encoding:
- the GCGR gene encoding glucagon receptor isoform X13: MKRPVAFPRPARNKRNELVCNRTFDKYSCWPDTPPNTTASMSCPWYLPWHHKVQHHFVFKRCGPDGQWVRGPRGQPWRNASQCRMDDEELKVQKEVAKMYNSFQVMYTVGYSLSLGALLLALVILLGLSKLHCTRNYIHANLFASFVLKASSVLAIDALLKTRYNQKIGNDLSVSIWLSDGAVAGCRAATVFMQYGVMANYCWLLVEGMYLHSLLGLASAPERSFFTLYLTVGWGAPMLFIVPWAVVKCLFENIQCWTSNGNMGFWWILRFPVFLAILINFCIFIHILHILVAKLRAHQMRYTDYKLRLAKSTLTLIPLLGVHEVVFAFVTDEHAQGTLRSAKLFFDLFLSSFQVSAPPVHRWSPPSPLTLGSALTISSLQGLLVAVLYCFLNKEVQSELLRCWHHWREGKALQKRPVGSHAASAQPTGGPCSEKLLLSIGGASNRASQDHSSETRLADSLPVLAESPI, encoded by the exons ATGAAGAGGCCAGTGGCGTTTCCAAGGCCAGCCAGGAACAAAAGAAATG AGCTGGTCTGTAACAGAACCTTTGACAAGTATTCCTGCTGGCCAGACACCCCTCCCAACACTACAGCCAGCATGTCCTGCCCCTGGTACCTGCCCTGGCACCACAAAG TGCAGCACCACTTCGTCTTCAAGCGGTGTGGGCCCGATGGGCAGTGGGTGCGCGGGCCCCGGGGGCAGCCGTGGCGAAATGCCTCCCAGTGCCGGATGGATGACGAGGAGCTCAAGGTCCAG AAGGAGGTAGCCAAGATGTACAACAGCTTCCAGGTGATGTACACCGTGGGGTACTCCCTGTCCCTGGGGGCTCTGCTCCTGGCCCTGGTGATCTTGCTGGGCCTCAG CAAGCTGCACTGCACCCGAAACTACATCCATGCGAACCTGTTTGCGTCCTTTGTGCTCAAGGCCAGCTCTGTCCTGGCCATCGACGCGCTGCTCAAGACCCGCTACAACCAGAAGATTGGCAACGACCTCAGCGTGAGCATCTGGCTGAGTGACGGG GCGGTGGCCGGCTGCCGGGCGGCCACGGTGTTCATGCAATACGGCGTCATGGCCAACTACTGCTGGCTCCTGGTGGAGGGCATGTACCTGCACAGCCTGCTGGGCCTCGCCTCTGCCCCGGAGAGGAGCTTCTTCACCCTCTACCTGACCGTTGGCTGGG GCGCCCCCATGCTGTTCATCGTCCCCTGGGCGGTGGTTAAGTGTCTGTTCGAGAACATCCA GTGCTGGACCAGCAATGGCAACATGGGCTTCTGGTGGATCCTGCGCTTCCCGGTCTTCCTGGCCATCCTG ATCAACTTCTGCATCTTCATTCACATCCTGCACATCCTCGTGGCCAAGCTGCGAGCCCACCAGATGCGCTACACTGACTACAAGTTGCG ACTGGCCAAGTCCACGCTGACCCTCATACCTCTGCTGGGGGTCCACGAGGTGGTGTTCGCCTTCGTGACAGATGAGCACGCCCAGGGCACGCTGCGCTCCGCCAAGCTCTTTTTCGACCTCTTCCTTAGCTCCTTCCAGGTGTCTGCCCCGCCTGTGCACCGCTGGTCCCCCCCATCACCCCTCACCCTTGGGTCTGCCCTGACCATCTCCTCTCTCCAGGGCCTGCTGGTTGCTGTCCTCTACTGTTTTCTCAACAAGGAG GTGCAGTCAGAGCTGCTGCGGTGCTGGCACCACTGGCGCGAGGGCAAAGCGCTGCAGAAGCGCCCTGTTGGCAGCCATGCAGCCTCAGCCCAGCCCACCGGTGGCCCCTGCAGTGAGAAGCTGCTGCTGTCCATTGGGGGTGCCAGCAACAGGGCCAGCCAGGACCACTCTTCGGAGACCCGCTTGGCCGACAGCCTCCCCGTGTTGGCTGAGAGCCCCATCTGA
- the GCGR gene encoding glucagon receptor isoform X5, translating into MLPALPRGPHLLLLLLACQAPAAQVMDFLFEKWQLYGNQCLHNLSLLPPPTELVCNRTFDKYSCWPDTPPNTTASMSCPWYLPWHHKVQHHFVFKRCGPDGQWVRGPRGQPWRNASQCRMDDEELKVQKEVAKMYNSFQVMYTVGYSLSLGALLLALVILLGLSKLHCTRNYIHANLFASFVLKASSVLAIDALLKTRYNQKIGNDLSVSIWLSDGAVAGCRAATVFMQYGVMANYCWLLVEGMYLHSLLGLASAPERSFFTLYLTVGWGAPMLFIVPWAVVKCLFENIQCWTSNGNMGFWWILRFPVFLAILINFCIFIHILHILVAKLRAHQMRYTDYKLRLAKSTLTLIPLLGVHEVVFAFVTDEHAQGTLRSAKLFFDLFLSSFQVSAPPVHRWSPPSPLTLGSALTISSLQGLLVAVLYCFLNKEVQSELLRCWHHWREGKALQKRPVGSHAASAQPTGGPCSEKLLLSIGGASNRASQDHSSETRLADSLPVLAESPI; encoded by the exons ATGCTCCCAGCCCTGCCACGCGGCCCTCacctcctgctgctgctcctggccTGCCAG GCCCCCGCTGCCCAGGTGATGGACTTCCTGTTTGAGAAGTGGCAGCTCTACGGCAACCAGTGTCTCCACAACCTgagcctgctgcccccacccacaG AGCTGGTCTGTAACAGAACCTTTGACAAGTATTCCTGCTGGCCAGACACCCCTCCCAACACTACAGCCAGCATGTCCTGCCCCTGGTACCTGCCCTGGCACCACAAAG TGCAGCACCACTTCGTCTTCAAGCGGTGTGGGCCCGATGGGCAGTGGGTGCGCGGGCCCCGGGGGCAGCCGTGGCGAAATGCCTCCCAGTGCCGGATGGATGACGAGGAGCTCAAGGTCCAG AAGGAGGTAGCCAAGATGTACAACAGCTTCCAGGTGATGTACACCGTGGGGTACTCCCTGTCCCTGGGGGCTCTGCTCCTGGCCCTGGTGATCTTGCTGGGCCTCAG CAAGCTGCACTGCACCCGAAACTACATCCATGCGAACCTGTTTGCGTCCTTTGTGCTCAAGGCCAGCTCTGTCCTGGCCATCGACGCGCTGCTCAAGACCCGCTACAACCAGAAGATTGGCAACGACCTCAGCGTGAGCATCTGGCTGAGTGACGGG GCGGTGGCCGGCTGCCGGGCGGCCACGGTGTTCATGCAATACGGCGTCATGGCCAACTACTGCTGGCTCCTGGTGGAGGGCATGTACCTGCACAGCCTGCTGGGCCTCGCCTCTGCCCCGGAGAGGAGCTTCTTCACCCTCTACCTGACCGTTGGCTGGG GCGCCCCCATGCTGTTCATCGTCCCCTGGGCGGTGGTTAAGTGTCTGTTCGAGAACATCCA GTGCTGGACCAGCAATGGCAACATGGGCTTCTGGTGGATCCTGCGCTTCCCGGTCTTCCTGGCCATCCTG ATCAACTTCTGCATCTTCATTCACATCCTGCACATCCTCGTGGCCAAGCTGCGAGCCCACCAGATGCGCTACACTGACTACAAGTTGCG ACTGGCCAAGTCCACGCTGACCCTCATACCTCTGCTGGGGGTCCACGAGGTGGTGTTCGCCTTCGTGACAGATGAGCACGCCCAGGGCACGCTGCGCTCCGCCAAGCTCTTTTTCGACCTCTTCCTTAGCTCCTTCCAGGTGTCTGCCCCGCCTGTGCACCGCTGGTCCCCCCCATCACCCCTCACCCTTGGGTCTGCCCTGACCATCTCCTCTCTCCAGGGCCTGCTGGTTGCTGTCCTCTACTGTTTTCTCAACAAGGAG GTGCAGTCAGAGCTGCTGCGGTGCTGGCACCACTGGCGCGAGGGCAAAGCGCTGCAGAAGCGCCCTGTTGGCAGCCATGCAGCCTCAGCCCAGCCCACCGGTGGCCCCTGCAGTGAGAAGCTGCTGCTGTCCATTGGGGGTGCCAGCAACAGGGCCAGCCAGGACCACTCTTCGGAGACCCGCTTGGCCGACAGCCTCCCCGTGTTGGCTGAGAGCCCCATCTGA
- the GCGR gene encoding glucagon receptor isoform X10: MLPALPRGPHLLLLLLACQVSTAIPSFLHPASPTCRWPHRLPPLSQLQAPAAQVMDFLFEKWQLYGNQCLHNLSLLPPPTELVCNRTFDKYSCWPDTPPNTTASMSCPWYLPWHHKVQHHFVFKRCGPDGQWVRGPRGQPWRNASQCRMDDEELKVQKEVAKMYNSFQVMYTVGYSLSLGALLLALVILLGLSKLHCTRNYIHANLFASFVLKASSVLAIDALLKTRYNQKIGNDLSVSIWLSDGAVAGCRAATVFMQYGVMANYCWLLVEGMYLHSLLGLASAPERSFFTLYLTVGWGAPMLFIVPWAVVKCLFENIQCWTSNGNMGFWWILRFPVFLAILLLPGVCPACAPLVPPITPHPWVCPDHLLSPGPAGCCPLLFSQQGGAVRAAAVLAPLARGQSAAEAPCWQPCSLSPAHRWPLQ, translated from the exons ATGCTCCCAGCCCTGCCACGCGGCCCTCacctcctgctgctgctcctggccTGCCAGGTGAGCACTGCCATCCCCTCGTTCCTGCaccctgccagccccacctgccGGTGGCCCCACCGTCTGCCGCCACTGTCCCAGCTGCAGGCCCCCGCTGCCCAGGTGATGGACTTCCTGTTTGAGAAGTGGCAGCTCTACGGCAACCAGTGTCTCCACAACCTgagcctgctgcccccacccacaG AGCTGGTCTGTAACAGAACCTTTGACAAGTATTCCTGCTGGCCAGACACCCCTCCCAACACTACAGCCAGCATGTCCTGCCCCTGGTACCTGCCCTGGCACCACAAAG TGCAGCACCACTTCGTCTTCAAGCGGTGTGGGCCCGATGGGCAGTGGGTGCGCGGGCCCCGGGGGCAGCCGTGGCGAAATGCCTCCCAGTGCCGGATGGATGACGAGGAGCTCAAGGTCCAG AAGGAGGTAGCCAAGATGTACAACAGCTTCCAGGTGATGTACACCGTGGGGTACTCCCTGTCCCTGGGGGCTCTGCTCCTGGCCCTGGTGATCTTGCTGGGCCTCAG CAAGCTGCACTGCACCCGAAACTACATCCATGCGAACCTGTTTGCGTCCTTTGTGCTCAAGGCCAGCTCTGTCCTGGCCATCGACGCGCTGCTCAAGACCCGCTACAACCAGAAGATTGGCAACGACCTCAGCGTGAGCATCTGGCTGAGTGACGGG GCGGTGGCCGGCTGCCGGGCGGCCACGGTGTTCATGCAATACGGCGTCATGGCCAACTACTGCTGGCTCCTGGTGGAGGGCATGTACCTGCACAGCCTGCTGGGCCTCGCCTCTGCCCCGGAGAGGAGCTTCTTCACCCTCTACCTGACCGTTGGCTGGG GCGCCCCCATGCTGTTCATCGTCCCCTGGGCGGTGGTTAAGTGTCTGTTCGAGAACATCCA GTGCTGGACCAGCAATGGCAACATGGGCTTCTGGTGGATCCTGCGCTTCCCGGTCTTCCTGGCCATCCTG CTCCTTCCAGGTGTCTGCCCCGCCTGTGCACCGCTGGTCCCCCCCATCACCCCTCACCCTTGGGTCTGCCCTGACCATCTCCTCTCTCCAGGGCCTGCTGGTTGCTGTCCTCTACTGTTTTCTCAACAAGGAG GTGCAGTCAGAGCTGCTGCGGTGCTGGCACCACTGGCGCGAGGGCAAAGCGCTGCAGAAGCGCCCTGTTGGCAGCCATGCAGCCTCAGCCCAGCCCACCGGTGGCCCCTGCAGTGA
- the GCGR gene encoding glucagon receptor isoform X3 gives MLPALPRGPHLLLLLLACQVSTAIPSFLHPASPTCRWPHRLPPLSQLQAPAAQVMDFLFEKWQLYGNQCLHNLSLLPPPTELVCNRTFDKYSCWPDTPPNTTASMSCPWYLPWHHKVQHHFVFKRCGPDGQWVRGPRGQPWRNASQCRMDDEELKVQKEVAKMYNSFQVMYTVGYSLSLGALLLALVILLGLSKLHCTRNYIHANLFASFVLKASSVLAIDALLKTRYNQKIGNDLSVSIWLSDGAVAGCRAATVFMQYGVMANYCWLLVEGMYLHSLLGLASAPERSFFTLYLTVGWGAPMLFIVPWAVVKCLFENIQCWTSNGNMGFWWILRFPVFLAILINFCIFIHILHILVAKLRAHQMRYTDYKLRLAKSTLTLIPLLGVHEVVFAFVTDEHAQGTLRSAKLFFDLFLSSFQGLLVAVLYCFLNKEVQSELLRCWHHWREGKALQKRPVGSHAASAQPTGGPCSEKLLLSIGGASNRASQDHSSETRLADSLPVLAESPI, from the exons ATGCTCCCAGCCCTGCCACGCGGCCCTCacctcctgctgctgctcctggccTGCCAGGTGAGCACTGCCATCCCCTCGTTCCTGCaccctgccagccccacctgccGGTGGCCCCACCGTCTGCCGCCACTGTCCCAGCTGCAGGCCCCCGCTGCCCAGGTGATGGACTTCCTGTTTGAGAAGTGGCAGCTCTACGGCAACCAGTGTCTCCACAACCTgagcctgctgcccccacccacaG AGCTGGTCTGTAACAGAACCTTTGACAAGTATTCCTGCTGGCCAGACACCCCTCCCAACACTACAGCCAGCATGTCCTGCCCCTGGTACCTGCCCTGGCACCACAAAG TGCAGCACCACTTCGTCTTCAAGCGGTGTGGGCCCGATGGGCAGTGGGTGCGCGGGCCCCGGGGGCAGCCGTGGCGAAATGCCTCCCAGTGCCGGATGGATGACGAGGAGCTCAAGGTCCAG AAGGAGGTAGCCAAGATGTACAACAGCTTCCAGGTGATGTACACCGTGGGGTACTCCCTGTCCCTGGGGGCTCTGCTCCTGGCCCTGGTGATCTTGCTGGGCCTCAG CAAGCTGCACTGCACCCGAAACTACATCCATGCGAACCTGTTTGCGTCCTTTGTGCTCAAGGCCAGCTCTGTCCTGGCCATCGACGCGCTGCTCAAGACCCGCTACAACCAGAAGATTGGCAACGACCTCAGCGTGAGCATCTGGCTGAGTGACGGG GCGGTGGCCGGCTGCCGGGCGGCCACGGTGTTCATGCAATACGGCGTCATGGCCAACTACTGCTGGCTCCTGGTGGAGGGCATGTACCTGCACAGCCTGCTGGGCCTCGCCTCTGCCCCGGAGAGGAGCTTCTTCACCCTCTACCTGACCGTTGGCTGGG GCGCCCCCATGCTGTTCATCGTCCCCTGGGCGGTGGTTAAGTGTCTGTTCGAGAACATCCA GTGCTGGACCAGCAATGGCAACATGGGCTTCTGGTGGATCCTGCGCTTCCCGGTCTTCCTGGCCATCCTG ATCAACTTCTGCATCTTCATTCACATCCTGCACATCCTCGTGGCCAAGCTGCGAGCCCACCAGATGCGCTACACTGACTACAAGTTGCG ACTGGCCAAGTCCACGCTGACCCTCATACCTCTGCTGGGGGTCCACGAGGTGGTGTTCGCCTTCGTGACAGATGAGCACGCCCAGGGCACGCTGCGCTCCGCCAAGCTCTTTTTCGACCTCTTCCTTAGCTCCTTCCAG GGCCTGCTGGTTGCTGTCCTCTACTGTTTTCTCAACAAGGAG GTGCAGTCAGAGCTGCTGCGGTGCTGGCACCACTGGCGCGAGGGCAAAGCGCTGCAGAAGCGCCCTGTTGGCAGCCATGCAGCCTCAGCCCAGCCCACCGGTGGCCCCTGCAGTGAGAAGCTGCTGCTGTCCATTGGGGGTGCCAGCAACAGGGCCAGCCAGGACCACTCTTCGGAGACCCGCTTGGCCGACAGCCTCCCCGTGTTGGCTGAGAGCCCCATCTGA
- the GCGR gene encoding glucagon receptor isoform X14, with protein MSWSVTEPLTSIPAGQTPLPTLQPACPAPGTCPGTTKHHFVFKRCGPDGQWVRGPRGQPWRNASQCRMDDEELKVQKEVAKMYNSFQVMYTVGYSLSLGALLLALVILLGLSKLHCTRNYIHANLFASFVLKASSVLAIDALLKTRYNQKIGNDLSVSIWLSDGAVAGCRAATVFMQYGVMANYCWLLVEGMYLHSLLGLASAPERSFFTLYLTVGWGAPMLFIVPWAVVKCLFENIQCWTSNGNMGFWWILRFPVFLAILINFCIFIHILHILVAKLRAHQMRYTDYKLRLAKSTLTLIPLLGVHEVVFAFVTDEHAQGTLRSAKLFFDLFLSSFQVSAPPVHRWSPPSPLTLGSALTISSLQGLLVAVLYCFLNKEVQSELLRCWHHWREGKALQKRPVGSHAASAQPTGGPCSEKLLLSIGGASNRASQDHSSETRLADSLPVLAESPI; from the exons ATG AGCTGGTCTGTAACAGAACCTTTGACAAGTATTCCTGCTGGCCAGACACCCCTCCCAACACTACAGCCAGCATGTCCTGCCCCTGGTACCTGCCCTGGCACCACAAAG CACCACTTCGTCTTCAAGCGGTGTGGGCCCGATGGGCAGTGGGTGCGCGGGCCCCGGGGGCAGCCGTGGCGAAATGCCTCCCAGTGCCGGATGGATGACGAGGAGCTCAAGGTCCAG AAGGAGGTAGCCAAGATGTACAACAGCTTCCAGGTGATGTACACCGTGGGGTACTCCCTGTCCCTGGGGGCTCTGCTCCTGGCCCTGGTGATCTTGCTGGGCCTCAG CAAGCTGCACTGCACCCGAAACTACATCCATGCGAACCTGTTTGCGTCCTTTGTGCTCAAGGCCAGCTCTGTCCTGGCCATCGACGCGCTGCTCAAGACCCGCTACAACCAGAAGATTGGCAACGACCTCAGCGTGAGCATCTGGCTGAGTGACGGG GCGGTGGCCGGCTGCCGGGCGGCCACGGTGTTCATGCAATACGGCGTCATGGCCAACTACTGCTGGCTCCTGGTGGAGGGCATGTACCTGCACAGCCTGCTGGGCCTCGCCTCTGCCCCGGAGAGGAGCTTCTTCACCCTCTACCTGACCGTTGGCTGGG GCGCCCCCATGCTGTTCATCGTCCCCTGGGCGGTGGTTAAGTGTCTGTTCGAGAACATCCA GTGCTGGACCAGCAATGGCAACATGGGCTTCTGGTGGATCCTGCGCTTCCCGGTCTTCCTGGCCATCCTG ATCAACTTCTGCATCTTCATTCACATCCTGCACATCCTCGTGGCCAAGCTGCGAGCCCACCAGATGCGCTACACTGACTACAAGTTGCG ACTGGCCAAGTCCACGCTGACCCTCATACCTCTGCTGGGGGTCCACGAGGTGGTGTTCGCCTTCGTGACAGATGAGCACGCCCAGGGCACGCTGCGCTCCGCCAAGCTCTTTTTCGACCTCTTCCTTAGCTCCTTCCAGGTGTCTGCCCCGCCTGTGCACCGCTGGTCCCCCCCATCACCCCTCACCCTTGGGTCTGCCCTGACCATCTCCTCTCTCCAGGGCCTGCTGGTTGCTGTCCTCTACTGTTTTCTCAACAAGGAG GTGCAGTCAGAGCTGCTGCGGTGCTGGCACCACTGGCGCGAGGGCAAAGCGCTGCAGAAGCGCCCTGTTGGCAGCCATGCAGCCTCAGCCCAGCCCACCGGTGGCCCCTGCAGTGAGAAGCTGCTGCTGTCCATTGGGGGTGCCAGCAACAGGGCCAGCCAGGACCACTCTTCGGAGACCCGCTTGGCCGACAGCCTCCCCGTGTTGGCTGAGAGCCCCATCTGA
- the GCGR gene encoding glucagon receptor isoform X6 yields the protein MLPALPRGPHLLLLLLACQVSTAIPSFLHPASPTCRWPHRLPPLSQLQAPAAQVMDFLFEKWQLYGNQCLHNLSLLPPPTELVCNRTFDKYSCWPDTPPNTTASMSCPWYLPWHHKVQHHFVFKRCGPDGQWVRGPRGQPWRNASQCRMDDEELKVQKEVAKMYNSFQVMYTVGYSLSLGALLLALVILLGLSKLHCTRNYIHANLFASFVLKASSVLAIDALLKTRYNQKIGNDLSVSIWLSDGAVAGCRAATVFMQYGVMANYCWLLVEGMYLHSLLGLASAPERSFFTLYLTVGWGAPMLFIVPWAVVKCLFENIQCWTSNGNMGFWWILRFPVFLAILINFCIFIHILHILVAKLRAHQMRYTDYKLRSFQVSAPPVHRWSPPSPLTLGSALTISSLQGLLVAVLYCFLNKEVQSELLRCWHHWREGKALQKRPVGSHAASAQPTGGPCSEKLLLSIGGASNRASQDHSSETRLADSLPVLAESPI from the exons ATGCTCCCAGCCCTGCCACGCGGCCCTCacctcctgctgctgctcctggccTGCCAGGTGAGCACTGCCATCCCCTCGTTCCTGCaccctgccagccccacctgccGGTGGCCCCACCGTCTGCCGCCACTGTCCCAGCTGCAGGCCCCCGCTGCCCAGGTGATGGACTTCCTGTTTGAGAAGTGGCAGCTCTACGGCAACCAGTGTCTCCACAACCTgagcctgctgcccccacccacaG AGCTGGTCTGTAACAGAACCTTTGACAAGTATTCCTGCTGGCCAGACACCCCTCCCAACACTACAGCCAGCATGTCCTGCCCCTGGTACCTGCCCTGGCACCACAAAG TGCAGCACCACTTCGTCTTCAAGCGGTGTGGGCCCGATGGGCAGTGGGTGCGCGGGCCCCGGGGGCAGCCGTGGCGAAATGCCTCCCAGTGCCGGATGGATGACGAGGAGCTCAAGGTCCAG AAGGAGGTAGCCAAGATGTACAACAGCTTCCAGGTGATGTACACCGTGGGGTACTCCCTGTCCCTGGGGGCTCTGCTCCTGGCCCTGGTGATCTTGCTGGGCCTCAG CAAGCTGCACTGCACCCGAAACTACATCCATGCGAACCTGTTTGCGTCCTTTGTGCTCAAGGCCAGCTCTGTCCTGGCCATCGACGCGCTGCTCAAGACCCGCTACAACCAGAAGATTGGCAACGACCTCAGCGTGAGCATCTGGCTGAGTGACGGG GCGGTGGCCGGCTGCCGGGCGGCCACGGTGTTCATGCAATACGGCGTCATGGCCAACTACTGCTGGCTCCTGGTGGAGGGCATGTACCTGCACAGCCTGCTGGGCCTCGCCTCTGCCCCGGAGAGGAGCTTCTTCACCCTCTACCTGACCGTTGGCTGGG GCGCCCCCATGCTGTTCATCGTCCCCTGGGCGGTGGTTAAGTGTCTGTTCGAGAACATCCA GTGCTGGACCAGCAATGGCAACATGGGCTTCTGGTGGATCCTGCGCTTCCCGGTCTTCCTGGCCATCCTG ATCAACTTCTGCATCTTCATTCACATCCTGCACATCCTCGTGGCCAAGCTGCGAGCCCACCAGATGCGCTACACTGACTACAAGTTGCG CTCCTTCCAGGTGTCTGCCCCGCCTGTGCACCGCTGGTCCCCCCCATCACCCCTCACCCTTGGGTCTGCCCTGACCATCTCCTCTCTCCAGGGCCTGCTGGTTGCTGTCCTCTACTGTTTTCTCAACAAGGAG GTGCAGTCAGAGCTGCTGCGGTGCTGGCACCACTGGCGCGAGGGCAAAGCGCTGCAGAAGCGCCCTGTTGGCAGCCATGCAGCCTCAGCCCAGCCCACCGGTGGCCCCTGCAGTGAGAAGCTGCTGCTGTCCATTGGGGGTGCCAGCAACAGGGCCAGCCAGGACCACTCTTCGGAGACCCGCTTGGCCGACAGCCTCCCCGTGTTGGCTGAGAGCCCCATCTGA
- the GCGR gene encoding glucagon receptor isoform X12: protein MDFLFEKWQLYGNQCLHNLSLLPPPTELVCNRTFDKYSCWPDTPPNTTASMSCPWYLPWHHKVQHHFVFKRCGPDGQWVRGPRGQPWRNASQCRMDDEELKVQKEVAKMYNSFQVMYTVGYSLSLGALLLALVILLGLSKLHCTRNYIHANLFASFVLKASSVLAIDALLKTRYNQKIGNDLSVSIWLSDGAVAGCRAATVFMQYGVMANYCWLLVEGMYLHSLLGLASAPERSFFTLYLTVGWGAPMLFIVPWAVVKCLFENIQCWTSNGNMGFWWILRFPVFLAILINFCIFIHILHILVAKLRAHQMRYTDYKLRLAKSTLTLIPLLGVHEVVFAFVTDEHAQGTLRSAKLFFDLFLSSFQVSAPPVHRWSPPSPLTLGSALTISSLQGLLVAVLYCFLNKEVQSELLRCWHHWREGKALQKRPVGSHAASAQPTGGPCSEKLLLSIGGASNRASQDHSSETRLADSLPVLAESPI from the exons ATGGACTTCCTGTTTGAGAAGTGGCAGCTCTACGGCAACCAGTGTCTCCACAACCTgagcctgctgcccccacccacaG AGCTGGTCTGTAACAGAACCTTTGACAAGTATTCCTGCTGGCCAGACACCCCTCCCAACACTACAGCCAGCATGTCCTGCCCCTGGTACCTGCCCTGGCACCACAAAG TGCAGCACCACTTCGTCTTCAAGCGGTGTGGGCCCGATGGGCAGTGGGTGCGCGGGCCCCGGGGGCAGCCGTGGCGAAATGCCTCCCAGTGCCGGATGGATGACGAGGAGCTCAAGGTCCAG AAGGAGGTAGCCAAGATGTACAACAGCTTCCAGGTGATGTACACCGTGGGGTACTCCCTGTCCCTGGGGGCTCTGCTCCTGGCCCTGGTGATCTTGCTGGGCCTCAG CAAGCTGCACTGCACCCGAAACTACATCCATGCGAACCTGTTTGCGTCCTTTGTGCTCAAGGCCAGCTCTGTCCTGGCCATCGACGCGCTGCTCAAGACCCGCTACAACCAGAAGATTGGCAACGACCTCAGCGTGAGCATCTGGCTGAGTGACGGG GCGGTGGCCGGCTGCCGGGCGGCCACGGTGTTCATGCAATACGGCGTCATGGCCAACTACTGCTGGCTCCTGGTGGAGGGCATGTACCTGCACAGCCTGCTGGGCCTCGCCTCTGCCCCGGAGAGGAGCTTCTTCACCCTCTACCTGACCGTTGGCTGGG GCGCCCCCATGCTGTTCATCGTCCCCTGGGCGGTGGTTAAGTGTCTGTTCGAGAACATCCA GTGCTGGACCAGCAATGGCAACATGGGCTTCTGGTGGATCCTGCGCTTCCCGGTCTTCCTGGCCATCCTG ATCAACTTCTGCATCTTCATTCACATCCTGCACATCCTCGTGGCCAAGCTGCGAGCCCACCAGATGCGCTACACTGACTACAAGTTGCG ACTGGCCAAGTCCACGCTGACCCTCATACCTCTGCTGGGGGTCCACGAGGTGGTGTTCGCCTTCGTGACAGATGAGCACGCCCAGGGCACGCTGCGCTCCGCCAAGCTCTTTTTCGACCTCTTCCTTAGCTCCTTCCAGGTGTCTGCCCCGCCTGTGCACCGCTGGTCCCCCCCATCACCCCTCACCCTTGGGTCTGCCCTGACCATCTCCTCTCTCCAGGGCCTGCTGGTTGCTGTCCTCTACTGTTTTCTCAACAAGGAG GTGCAGTCAGAGCTGCTGCGGTGCTGGCACCACTGGCGCGAGGGCAAAGCGCTGCAGAAGCGCCCTGTTGGCAGCCATGCAGCCTCAGCCCAGCCCACCGGTGGCCCCTGCAGTGAGAAGCTGCTGCTGTCCATTGGGGGTGCCAGCAACAGGGCCAGCCAGGACCACTCTTCGGAGACCCGCTTGGCCGACAGCCTCCCCGTGTTGGCTGAGAGCCCCATCTGA